In the Theobroma cacao cultivar B97-61/B2 chromosome 1, Criollo_cocoa_genome_V2, whole genome shotgun sequence genome, one interval contains:
- the LOC18614069 gene encoding probable WRKY transcription factor 43, with the protein MDGQESNQAPVPPPPQPLLSVPFNSPFLFAAPSLPSSSSSSSSLHPPLETQILPDIDWVSLLSGQGVLGENKPMIESAVSLMAENGADQDEKGYKDKRKGSRIKKASRPRFAFQTRSADDILDDGYRWRKYGQKAVKNSNYPRSYYRCTHHTCNVKKQVQRLSKDTSIVVTTYEGIHNHPCEKLMETLTPLLKQMQFLSRF; encoded by the exons ATGGATGGCCAAGAAAGTAACCAAGCTCCAGTCCCACCGCCTCCGCAGCCCTTATTGTCAGTACCCTTTAACTCTCCTTTCCTCTTTGCTGCACCCTCTCTTCcatcctcctcctcctcctcctcctcgcTGCACCCTCCTTTAGAAACTCAAATTCTCCCCGATATTGATTGGGTTAGCCTCCTCTCTGGTCAAGGTGTGCTCGGTGAGAACAAGCCAATGATTGAAAGTGCTGTTTCTTTGATGGCTGAAAATGGAGCTGATCAAGATGAGAAAGGCTACAAGGATAAGAGGAAAGGTAGTAGGATCAAAAAGGCAAGCCGGCCTAGGTTTGCGTTCCAAACCAGGAGTGCTGATGATATTTTGGACGATGGCTACAGGTGGAGAAAGTATGGGCAGAAAGCTGTGAAGAACAGCAATTATCCAAG GAGCTATTATCGGTGCACGCATCACACATGCAACGTGAAGAAACAGGTCCAGAGGCTCTCCAAGGACACCAGCATCGTCGTGACGACATACGAAGGAATTCACAACCATCCTTGTGAAAAGCTAATGGAAACCCTAACTCCTCTTCTCAAGCAAATGCAATTCCTTTCTAGGTTCTAA
- the LOC18614070 gene encoding 54S ribosomal protein L17, mitochondrial, with protein sequence MRRSLTALVQPLAGARGFSTSSGKVVASVLFERLPVVIPKIDPVVYAFQEFSFRWKQQYRRKYPDEFLDMSKSRGKGDYQIDYVPAPRITEADKTNDRKSLQRALDRRLYLLLYGNSHGAPSGKPVWHFPEKVYDSEETLRKCAESALKSVIGDLSNTYFVGNAPMGHMAMQQTENVPEPYKRFFFKSQVIDTNKFNIGKCEDFVWVTKDELLEFFPEQAEFFKKMIIS encoded by the exons ATGCGGAGATCGTTAACGGCGCTGGTTCAACCACTCGCGGGAGCGCGTGGGTTCTCCACGAGCTCCGGGAAAGTCGTGGCGTCCGTACTGTTCGAGAGATTACCAGTCGTTATCCCCAAAATTGATCCTGTGGTTTATGCATTTCAGGAGTTCTC CTTCCGATGGAAACAGCAGTACAGACGCAAATATCCTGATGAATTTTTGGACATGTCTAAATCTAG AGGAAAAGGTGACTACCAAATTGACTACGTTCCAGCTCCAAGGATCACTGAAGCTGACAAAACAAATGACAGAAA GTCATTGCAGCGAGCACTTGATAGAAGACTGTATCTTCTTCTATATGGGAACTCTCATGGAGCTCCTAGTGGGAAGCCTGTCTGGCATTTTCCAGAAAAAGTTTATGATTCAGAGGAGACATTGCGCAAG TGTGCGGAGTCTGCCTTAAAATCTGTGATCGGAGATCTTTCTAATACTTACTTTGTTGGAAATGCTCCAATGGGGCACATGGCTATGCAGCAGACAGAGAATGTACCTGAACCTTATAAG AGATTCTTCTTCAAGTCTCAAGTGATTGACACCAACAAGTTTAATATTGGGAAGTGCGAGGATTTTGTCTGGGTGACCAAGGATGAGCTGTTGGAGTTTTTTCCTGAACAAGCTGAATTTTTTAAGAAGATGATCATCAGCTGA
- the LOC18614071 gene encoding proline iminopeptidase, which yields MLATHAPPSLIKPLFFSFSSSLSTLSATLSPIPSTKLLNFRPRRTSFRALTTMAGTKSDCTGYSSPEHVAGNWYSVPDLRLRDHRFMVPLDYKDREASSKISIFAREVVAAGKEEQLMPYLLYLQGGPGFECPRPTEGNGWILKACEEFRVILMDQRGTGLSTPLTPSSMQQMKSAQSLADYLKHFRADSIVNDAEFIRVHLVPDARPWTVLGQSYGGFCGVTYLSFAPQGLKQVLLTGGIPPMGDGCTADAVYSACFGQVIRQNEKYYKRFPQDVEIVRDVITYLAESEGGGVLLPSGGILTPRGLQFLGLSGLGSSAGFERLHYLFERVWDPMLVPGAPKRISSYFLNAYESWLAFDTNPLYAILHESIYCQGASSRWSAHRVRADHDSKFDAIRAAREGRPVLLTGEMIFPWMFDEVNALRPFKDAAHLLAEKEDWPPLYDIAALKNNKVPVAAAVYYEDMYVNIKLVMETASQIAGIRLWITNEYMHSGLRDGGGQVFDHLMGMLNGKKPLF from the exons ATGTTGGCCACACACGCGCCACCTTCCTTGATAAAGCCTCTCTTCTTCAGCTTTTCCTCTTCATTATCTACTCTCTCTGCGACTCTTTCACCAATCCCATCCACCAAGCTTCTAAACTTCCGTCCTCGTCGGACCTCATTCCGTGCACTCACCACCATGGCCGGGACCAAATCAGACTGCACCGGCTATTCATCGCCGGAACACGTCGCCGGGAACTGGTATTCTGTCCCGGACCTCCGACTCCGCGACCACCGATTTATGGTCCCTCTCGATTATAAAGATCGTGAAGCTTCTtctaaaatctccattttCGCTCGCGAAGTCGTTGCTG CTGGGAAAGAAGAGCAGCTAATGCCATACCTTTTATACCTGCAAGGTGGGCCTGGTTTTGAGTGCCCTCGACCAACTGAAGGCAACGGATGGATACTTAAAGCATGCGAAGAATTTCGTGTTATACTGATGGATCAG AGAGGAACAGGTTTATCAACCCCTTTGACTCCATCATCTATGCAGCAAATGAAGTCTGCCCAAAGTCTGGCTGATTACTTGAAACATTTTCGAGCTGACAGTATTGTCAATGATGCTGAATTCATCCGTGTTCATCTTGTTCCTGACGCCAGGCCTTGGACAGTGTTGGGTCAG AGTTATGGTGGTTTTTGTGGGGTTACTTATCTGAGTTTTGCACCACAAGGATTGAAACAAGTGCTTTTAACAGGAGGGATACCTCCAATGGGGGATGGATGTACTGCAGATGCTGTATATAGTGCTTGCTTTGGACAGGTTATTCGTCAGAATGAAAAATACTACAAGAGGTTTCCCCAGGATGTAGAAATAGTTCGAGATGTTATTACCTATTTGGCAGAATCTGAAGGAGGAGGG GTGCTTCTTCCTTCTGGGGGAATCTTAACCCCAAGGGGGCTGCAATTTCTTGGTCTATCTGGTTTAGGATCCAGTGCTGGTTTTGAACGCTTGCACTATCT GTTTGAGAGGGTATGGGATCCTATGTTAGTTCCAGGAGCACCAAAACGGATTAGTTCATACTTTTTGAATGCT TACGAGAGCTGGTTGGCTTTTGATACAAACCCACTTTATGCTATTCTCCATGAGTCAATATACTGCCAG GGTGCTTCATCACGGTGGTCTGCTCACAGAGTAAGGGCTGATCATGACAGCAAATTTGATGCAATCAGGGCTGCAAGAGAAGGTCGCCCTGTGCTTTTAACAGGGGAG ATGATATTCCCCTGGATGTTTGATGAAGTTAATGCTTTGAGGCCTTTCAAAGATGCTGCTCATTTATTGGCTGAGAAGGAAGATTGGCCTCCACTGTATGATATCGCTGCATTGAAAAATAACAAG GTACCTGTAGCAGCTGCCGTATATTATGAGGATATGTACGTTAACATCAAGCTGGTCATGGAAACAGCTTCTCAGATAGCAGGAATTAGGTTGTGGATAACTAATGAATACATGCATTCTGGGCTCCGTGATGGAGGTGGACAAGTTTTTGATCACTTGATGGGGATGCTAAATGGGAAGAAGCCTTTGTTCTGA
- the LOC18614072 gene encoding 3-methyl-2-oxobutanoate hydroxymethyltransferase 1, mitochondrial has product MAFLTKLSKASSFGRACLTRCMSNIPENTVYGGPKPQTANQRVTLNQLKQKYRKGEPITVVTAYDYPSAVHLDTAGIDICLVGDSASMVVHGHDTTLPISLDEMLVHCRAVARGAKRPLLVGDLPFGTYETNTSQAVDTAVRVLKEGGMDAIKLEGGSPSRITAAKAIVEAGIAVIGHVGLTPQAISVLGGFRPQGKNVSSAVKVVETAMALQEAGCFSVVLECVPAPVAAAATSALQIPTIGIGAGPFCSGQVLVYHDLLGMLQHPHHAKVTPKFCKQYARVGDVINKALLEYKEEVTNGSFPSPSHSPYKMNADDVNGFFKELEKLGLDKAASAATEAAEKMDTAHNAQTPRSPKETK; this is encoded by the exons ATGGCGTTTTTAACCAAGCTGTCCAAGGCTTCTTCATTCGGCAGAGCCTGCCTAACTCGCTGCATGAGCAACATCCCGGAGAACACCGTCTATGGCGGCCCAAAGCCTCAAACCGCCAACCAGAGGGTCACCCTTAACCAGTTGAAGCAAAAATATAGAAAGGGTGAGCCCATCACCGTTGTCACAGCCTATGACTACCCATCAGCGGTCCACCTCGACACCGCTGGCATCGATATCTGCCTCGTTGGAGACTCTGCTTCCATGGTCGTTCACGGCCATGACACCACTCTGCCTATCTCACTCGACGAGATGCTCGTTCATTGCAGGGCTGTTGCTCGTGGTGCCAAGCGGCCGCTTCTCGTAGGTGATTTGCCTTTTGGGACCTATGAGACCAACACCAGTCAG GCAGTTGATACGGCGGTTAGGGTCTTAAAGGAAGGAGGGATGGATGCGATCAAATTGGAAGGAGGGTCCCCTTCGAGAATCACTGCGGCAAAAGCCATTGTTGAAGCTGGAATCGCGGTTATAGGACATGTCGGACTTACTCCTCAGGCAATTAGTGTACTTGGGGGATTCAGGCCACAAGGCAAAAATGTTTCCAGTGCCGTCAAG GTTGTGGAGACTGCAATGGCTTTGCAGGAAGCTGGATGCTTCTCTGTTGTTTTGGAATGTGTGCCAGCACCTGTGGCTGCTGCAGCCACATCTGCTCTTCAAATTCCCACAATTGGCATTGGAGCTGGACCCTTTTGCAGCGGACAG GTGCTAGTATACCATGATCTACTCGGAATGCTGCAACACCCACATCATGCAAAG GTTACTCCAAAGTTCTGTAAGCAGTATGCTCGCGTAGgagatgtcatcaataaagcTCTTTTGGAGTACAAGGAAGAAGTAACAAATGGTTCATTCCCCAGTCCTTCCCACAGCCCATACAAAATGAATGCTGATGATGTGAATGGTTTCTTTAAGGAGTTAGAGAAATTGGGTTTAGACAAGGCAGCATCTGCAGCAACTGAAGCAGCTGAGAAAATGGATACAGCACACAATGCCCAGACGCCAAGAAGCCCCAAAGAGACTAAATAG
- the LOC18614073 gene encoding pentatricopeptide repeat-containing protein At3g61520, mitochondrial, which produces MNTTLAASKRSKLLLFRLLKPPPTSYLLHRHLCTEPNPEPLPAPPQDEESKIIQAVQLLLETPHEEWSSSQPLQSLLFSSPPLSPRFLLQITRRLPSSSEALNFFKHLQQNSPSQDTQFLSYPFQAVLEQAGREPDSATRLSQLYQDSKQWEIPLTVNAAVLLIRYFGRLEMVDESLLIFNELDPTLKNTHVRNVLIDVSLRDGRVDYALNVLDEMLQPLSEVPPNDVTGDIVFYGLVKRERKGRKLSEEEIIKLVLKFGEHSVFPRTIWLTQLITRLCRSGKINQAWDVLHELLRLRAPLEAAPFNAVLTGLGRSGDVERMNMLLVEMKESDIQPNGVTFGILINQLCKSRRVDEAMEVLNRMGEGTGSDDVSVEADIITYNTLIDGLCKVGRQEEGLRLMERMRCTKGLAPNTVTYNCLIDGFCKVGEIERGKELYDRMKEEGVSPNVITLNTLVDGMCRHGRTSSALEFFNDMQGKGLKGNAVTYTTLISAFCNVNNIDKAVDLFDQLLRSGCSADAIVYYSLISGLCQAGRMDDASNVLSKLKEAGFCPDVACYNVLISGFCKKNKIDKAYEILKEMEEAGMKVDNVTYNTLIAYFSKIGEFGVARRVMKKMIGEGIVPTVATYGALIHAYCLNGNIKEAMKLFKNMSSISTIPPNTIIYNILIDSLCKNDEVQLALSMMDDMQAKGVKPNTTTYNAILKGLKEKNWLGDAFRLMDSMVEHACNPDYITMEILTEWLSAVGESEKLKSFVQGYKVSTPAA; this is translated from the coding sequence ATGAATACAACACTTGCAGCATCAAAGCGCTCAAAACTCCTCCTCTTCCGCTTGCTTAAACCCCCACCGACGTCCTACCTCCTCCATCGTCACCTCTGCACCGAACCTAACCCCGAACCACTTCCAGCGCCACCGCAAGACGAGGAATCAAAAATCATCCAAGCAGTTCAACTCCTCCTCGAAACCCCACACGAAGAATGGTCCTCTTCTCAACCCTTGCAgtctcttctcttctcttctcctcCTCTGTCTCCTCGCTTTCTCCTCCAAATTACTCGCCGCCTCCCCTCCTCTAGTGAAGCCCTCAATTTCTTCAAACACCTCCAACAAAACTCTCCATCTCAAGACACCCAATTCCTCTCTTACCCATTCCAAGCCGTTCTCGAACAAGCCGGTCGAGAACCCGATTCGGCAACCAGGTTGTCTCAACTGTATCAAGATTCGAAACAATGGGAAATTCCTCTAACTGTCAACGCCGCCGTGCTTCTTATTCGATACTTCGGGAGACTCGAAATGGTGGACGAATCTCTTCTTATTTTTAACGAACTCGACCCTACTCTTAAAAACACGCACGTTCGCAATGTTTTGATCGACGTTTCGTTGAGGGATGGGCGTGTTGATTACGCGCTCAATGTGCTCGATGAAATGCTTCAACCGTTATCCGAGGTTCCGCCGAATGATGTTACTGGGGATATTGTTTTTTACGGGTTGGTgaagagagagaggaaaggaaggaaattaagtgaggAAGAGATCATTAAGTTGGTTCTAAAATTTGGGGAACATAGTGTTTTTCCGAGGACAATTTGGCTCACCCAATTGATTACGAGGTTATGTAGGAGTGGGAAAATTAATCAAGCTTGGGACGTGTTGCATGAGCTGCTGAGATTGCGTGCGCCTCTTGAAGCTGCTCCTTTCAATGCAGTTTTGACGGGGTTAGGGAGGAGTGGAGATGTCGAAAGAATGAATATGCTTTTGGTTGAGATGAAGGAGAGTGATATTCAGCCTAATGGTGTAACTTTTGGGATTCTTATAAATCAGTTATGTAAGTCACGAAGAGTTGATGAGGCGATGGAGGTGTTAAACAGAATGGGTGAAGGAACCGGGAGTGATGATGTTTCAGTTGAAGCTGATATTATTACTTATAATACTTTAATCGATGGACTTTGTAAAGTAGGGAGGCAAGAAGAAGGGTTGCGTTTGATGGAACGGATGAGGTGCACTAAGGGTTTGGCACCTAATACAGTTACTTATAATTGCTTGATTGATGGGTTTTGTAAAGTTGGAGAGATTGAGAGGGGGAAGGAGTTGTATGATCGGATGAAAGAAGAGGGAGTTTCACCTAATGTTATCACTCTTAACACATTGGTGGATGGTATGTGCAGACATGGGAGAACCAGTAGTGCACTTGAGTTTTTCAATGATATGCAAGGGAAAGGGCTAAAGGGCAATGCCGTTACCTATACTACTCTAATTAGTGCTTTCTGTAATGTTAACAACATAGATAAGGCGGTTGATTTGTTTGATCAATTGTTGAGAAGTGGATGCTCTGCAGATGCTATTGTTTACTATAGCTTGATTTCTGGTTTGTGCCAAGCTGGAAGGATGGATGATGCCAGCAATGTTTTGTCAAAGTTGAAAGAAGCTGGGTTCTGCCCTGACGTTGCTTGCTACAATGTTCTTATTAGTGGGTTTTGCAAGAAGAACAAGATAGATAAAGCTTATGAAATCCTCAAGGAAATGGAGGAAGCAGGAATGAAGGTTGATAACGTTACATATAACACTTTGATTGCTTATTTCAGCAAAATTGGGGAATTTGGAGTTGCTCGTAGGGTGATGAAAAAGATGATTGGGGAAGGTATTGTGCCTACTGTTGCCACATATGGAGCTCTTATACATGCATACTGCTTAAATGGAAATATTAAGGAAGCTATGAAGCTTTTTAAGAACATGAGTTCCATATCAACCATTCCACCGAACACCATAATATACAACATTCTTATAGATTCTCTGTGCAAGAATGATGAAGTCCAACTCGCTCTCTCTATGATGGATGATATGCAAGCAAAGGGGGTGAAGCCTAATACCACCACATACAATGCAATTCTTAAAGGCCTCAAAGAGAAGAATTGGTTGGGAGATGCCTTTAGATTGATGGACAGTATGGTTGAGCATGCTTGCAATCCTGACTATATAACCATGGAGATTCTCACAGAATGGCTTTCTGCTGTTGGTGAATCagaaaagttaaaaagctTCGTACAAGGATACAAGGTTTCTACCCCTGCGGCATAG
- the LOC18614074 gene encoding WRKY transcription factor 22, producing MEVDWDLHAVVRGCATVTTTSSGGVATSSFMADLYPQSCFSSFGSQEAFQSQVLSFPNPIEARNAMEELHELYKPFFPKSQPLSPQSTPLSSFSSLGMSKDQPQIKQQQQQKQSHASSVTSAVTTASSNTATANSHNSRSKRRKNQLKRVCQVPAEGLSADVWAWRKYGQKPIKGSPYPRGYYRCSSSKGCLARKQVERNRSDPAMFIVTYTAEHNHPAPTHRNSLAGSTRQKPFTPQAVTAGDSTKSSSAKPANSSSPTTSVEEELVLQSTKVESREDLAEDEGEDDFGMSDTAVSDDFFEGLEGLADMVTGDCFSDQFPASFDLPWFANNAATAAGGI from the exons ATGGAGGTTGATTGGGATCTGCATGCGGTGGTGAGAGGCTGCGCCACTGTTACAACGACGAGCAGCGGTGGTGTTGCAACCAGTTCTTTCATGGCTGATTTATATCCTCAGTCTTGTTTTTCTTCGTTTGGTAGTCAAGAAGCTTTTCAGAGTCAAGTTTTGTCTTTTCCGAATCCGATTGAAGCTAGAAATGCTATGGAAGAATTGCATGAGCTTTACAAGCCTTTCTTCCCCAAATCCCAGCCTCTTTCCCCACAGAGCACGCCTTTATCTTCATTTTCGTCTCTTGGCATGTCCAAAGATCAACCGCAGATAAAACAACAGCAACAGCAAAAGCAGTCTCACGCTAGCTCTGTTACAAGCGCTGTTACTACAGCTAGTAGCAACACTGCAACTGCCAATTCTCATAATTCTCGATCTAAAAGAAG AAAGAACCAGCTAAAAAGGGTTTGCCAAGTACCAGCAGAAGGTCTCTCTGCAGACGTGTGGGCATGGAGAAAATATGGTCAGAAACCCATCAAAGGCTCCCCTTATCCAAG GGGCTATTACAGATGCAGCAGCTCAAAGGGATGTTTGGCCCGAAAACAAGTGGAACGAAACAGATCCGACCCGGCTATGTTCATAGTCACATATACAGCTGAACACAACCACCCTGCTCCCACGCACCGAAACTCACTTGCAGGCAGCACCCGCCAGAAGCCTTTCACTCCACAAGCAGTCACCGCCGGTGACTCCACCAAATCCTCCTCAGCCAAACCCGCCAACAGCTCATCTCCAACTACCTCCGTGGAGGAAGAGCTTGTACTTCAGAGTACAAAGGTGGAGAGCAGAGAGGATTTGGCTGAAGATGAAGGAGAGGATGATTTTGGGATGTCAGACACGGCAGTGAGTGATGACTTCTTTGAGGGTTTAGAAGGACTCGCTGACATGGTCACCGGAGATTGCTTTTCTGATCAGTTTCCCGCTAGTTTTGACCTTCCATGGTTCGCTAACAATGCAGCTACTGCTGCCGGTGGCATCTAA